The DNA sequence TTTGTCGAGGACCCCGTCTCCCTACCGTGTTTTGGGGCCCCCTTTGTCCGGGTGACAGGCGGATCCCTCACGACGTCTTGTTTCCTCACCCTTTCTTCTTGGTCAACCATATTGCCCCTTCGCACCTATAGCCTCCGTGCCAAAGAGGTAAGTGCATCCCTCGCTAAAAAGAAGTCAGCTGCATCATCAGAAGCTAGTTTCGCGACGACACTTATGGCACTGCATAGAGCGCCGTACCTCAATAAATGACTGTTGTGTCCCGATGAATTACATGTTGCGTTAGCTGTCCATTCCTTGGCATCTTTACACCAACGCCTCAGTATCAAACCAGGTGGGATTTCGTCCCAACCCTCATACTTCATCACGCAAAATATATGGCAGCAAGGAATGCCTTCACTGTTCCATATCATGCAATCACATTCAATCTTCGGTTCGCTTGGATCGTAAAGCACCTTACGAACCTTACGACGGTTCCCGACGCTTGAGAACTTGTAGACGGACGTCGTGCTAATGCTGTCTTTCCCAGAAACAATAAACTCCCAACCCCCTTTATCTGTTTCCTAACCTCCTTGAAAATTGCCCTGGTGTATAACTTCGCAGCAAACAGCTCGATCTTATCAAGGCCTGTAGTTAGTACAGGCGTGTAGTACGATGAATAAAATTGAGCCGTGACCTCGTTGTTGCGGTAATCTTTCACCACCCTATCCAGGATCTGAACCAATTCAAGAAGGCTATTTGTGGACTTCAGGAACCCTTTGACGAATGCATTTATGCCCTCACACCTGGAAGTTGTCCTGTAGCCGGTGCAAAAGGTGCCCCGTAGATATGCCTTTGCCCAACTTTGTCTTAATTCATAGGTGCTTTTGATAATCCTAAGCTTTCCACGGCCGTGCTCCAGTACTCCTCAAACTTGGCAACATCGAAGTTTGCATAAATAGCCTTTTTGAAGACCTTCCAAAATTCGGGCTCCTTCACCCTTAAGACACAGTTTTTTTCCAAGTGCCACCCGCATAGGCGATGCCTAGCTGAAGGAAGTACATCCGCAATTGCTGCTCGCATGGCTTTATCCCCGTCGGTGACCACAACGGAAGGCTTCTTGTTTTCCATGACATCAAGCATATTCAGCAACACCCATCTATATGCACGGACCTCCTCGTCCTCCAGCAACGAGAATCTGAAAATTGCTGTCTTCTTGTGATGATTTGATCCAGAGAACACCACTAGAGGCTTCTTGTACTTGTTTGACCTGTATGTTGCATCAAATGCAAGGACGTCACCGAACAGCTGGTAATCCGCCATCATCTGCCCATCCACCCAGAAAAGGCTGCCAAGTTGATCCCATGTTGTTTTCGTATATCTGGCGACAGTCATCATGTCCGCGTTGGCCTTGCCTTCCAAATAACTTATTGCTGTTTCCGCGTCTCCGTCGTTAATTTGTGCTATCCTTTGGCTGTGAATGTAATTATACAGGTCCCTCTTCGTAAACTGAAGCATCCCGTACCCCCTGACTGCCCAGCCATGTACGCCATAATCTTCGATGTCGCAATCCCAAACTTTTTTAGACTATCAACTTGAGCCTTATCACTCTCACTTAGATTCCGGTGACTGGGAAGAAGATGAGTAAACATGGTTGTAGCAAGAGGGTGGTTATGGTTGTCGTCTATCCTCCAGACTTTCCACACCTGATCTTGCAAACCATAGTAAATTTTCAGCTTCGCTGAACAAATCGTGCGACTCTCCGGCTTATCCTCCCTTACTCTTTCTGGACGATTGTAGTGTTTCTCATGCCTTGTACCTTGACAGTGACAAAAAAAGTCTCGTCTTACCAAAATACCGTTCATTCGAGTCACGTCACCCTTCCTTACACCAAACCCCCTAAGCCTGGCAAACTGTTTGTATGACGCATAAGCCTCTTCCTCGGTACTAAACACTTTGTCCAGGAAATCCTCCGTGGACCTAAAACTGGGAGCATCACCCACACATGTCTCCTGGCCTGGGCCGACCCCATTCCCGTGGGTTTCGTCACCCATTTCAGCCGTCTCTAAGTCATTCTCATAGGAGTCATCCTCGTCATCCCCACTCGAAGAAGTGATACGGAAATACTCCTCCTCACTAAGCCCGCCCGAATCGTCCTCCCCAACGGTGAACTGTAAGTTCGAATCCATCTTTGACAACAAATGAAGCCATTCACCTGGAAGATGGTTAGTTGGCAAGTAACTTATCATGACTTACTATGCGACTTAATTAAACACCCGCATCGGAATAAGTACTTAAAACAGGCTAAGCATACTTAAATAGCAAAACCAAACTTCATACAACAGTGAGTGTTCCTCACGCTATATTTACTACACATCGATCGAATGCAAGCAGCACTCCCAGACGGGAAACACGGTGTGACAATCTCTAATCGAATACAGAGTAACAACCagcatatatttaaataattatatacacaGCAAGTCTCCGCTTATAAATGATACTACTTATTTTAACGCACACTGAATAACCAGTAAACTCATCAATAATGCCACAACACCAACATACTTACATATAGTCGCGTCCAACCTCGGGACAGGGTGTGGACATGAATAAGCTTTATCAATTTCATCCAACCCTCAACACTCGCTTTCTGTCCAATTTGTTCAGCCTGAATGAATGGATTATTTGAGCAATGCAGCAAAGTTATCCACATGGTCAAAACAATAAAGAATAACAACAATAACTGTTTTTAATTGAGATCataacaagaacaaaaaaaaagggaatgGGAGCCATGCTCTATCGCAACATTAGTATAGGAAATATTTTCTTtgccaaaaaagaaaagaaaatagtctTTCTTATGACAGGGACCACTGGTGTAGGCACCTACATTGAATACAACTAGATCAGCACCTCCTCTTACATAATATATTTTACTTACTATTAacttatcaaaaattaaaaaaaataatagccTAACGCCATACAAACAAAACTAGCACAACGTAAGACATAACTCACGTTACTCAACCAATGGAACATGTAAACGTTATAGCTAGTCTTTTAAGCCAACTCTCACGCTATAAAGACACTGGGTGTGAGAAAGACACTGCATACTAATACACTGAAACTTTCCATCTTTTTAACTATGACTACTAAAGACTATTCAATTGTTACTTGCACGATCTACGACCGCCCAGTACACATCCACAAACATGTCAAACAATTTTGTATGAACCCTATTCTCTATCACAATTAACTTCTTCTTCTCCGTAATCTCATTTTTGTTCTTACAATGTTGGCAAATCCATAAAAGGGTACCTTAAAGACAACATTGAAGCACGGCAATGTGTAGATGACTCACTTCATGTGTTCTATGCAATGACTAGCTACGGTGAGGAAGGAACACCTGAATGTCAAACATAAAAACACAAACAGGAACGAGAAATTTCATGCGACAAGTAGCAATTGTAAATCAATCCCAAAACTCTATAACACCAACAACTCAGTATTCAGGTAGAACGAGACAAGTTGACATTCCAGTCGTAGAAATTCAAAAGGAGGAAAGCACCAAGGCAATAGCATAAACAACAAAACTTGATAAACCACGTACCTCATGCTTCTATCCGAAACCAAAGCCACGCACAATGCAACGGTCGTTCTCAATAGATTAATGGATTGAGTTCACTTCAATACACCTTATGCTTCAAACCTCTAAAGCAAGACACCGTTTTCAACAGAGTATAACCCAACAGATGAAAAACCAGCCTACTTCATACCTGCCCCGACCCGGGAAGTAGTGCAGCACCGGCTTTGGCCCCCGCCCGCAGCGGTGACGTCTCATGCACAACCGCAATCAGCGCCGGATAGGAGAGGAACCAGCAACCTACACCGAAGTTGGTTTCGAGCATTCGACCTCTGCCTCTGTAGCAGCACTGTCTCCCTGTACCTCGAACCTAGGGCATCATTTTTGGGCATAACATCCTCGTCACTGCTTCGCTTTCCTTTGATGCATCAGGGTACGCCTCTGTGTTTTTTTTCCTACCTTCCATTTTCAatacaaataaaaacaaaatccatCTTCTATTGGATACCCAAATATTTTTCTTGgcatagctgatgagcggataatttatacgctttttgacattgtttttagtatgtttttagtaggatctagttacttttagggatgtttttaatagattttgtgttaaattcacatttctggactttactatgagtttgtgtgtttttctgtgatttcaggtattttctggctgaaattgagggacttgagcagaaatcagattcagaggttgaaaaaggactgctgatgctgttggattctgaccttcctgcactcaaagtggattttctggagctacaaaacttgaaatggcgcgcttccaattgcgttggaaagtagacatccagggctttccagcaatatataatagtccatactttggccaagaatagacgacgtaaactggcgttcaacgccagctttctacccaaatctggcgtccagcgccagaaaagaatccaaaaccagagttgaacgcccaaactggcacaaaaactggcgttcaactccacaaatggcctctgcacgtgcaacacttaagctcagcccaaacacacaccaagtgggccccggaagtggatttatacatcactaaggtggattcattccttgttcttatttcttctgtttttcgttttctatgttatgtgcttatctatgtttgtgtcttcattacatgatcattagtagttagtaactttgtcttaaagttataaatgtcctatgaattcatcacctctcttaaaagaaaaatgttttaattcaaaagaacaagaagtacatgagtttcgaatttatccttgaacttagcttaattatattgatgtggtgacaatgcttcttgttttctgaatgtatgcttgaacagtgcatatgtcttttgaagttgttgtttaagaatgttaaatatgttggctcttgaaagaatgatgactaggagacatgttatttgataatctgaaaaatcataaaaatgattcttgaagcaagaaaaagcagcaaagaacaaagcttgcataaaaaaaaaaattaggcgaaaaaaaatagaaagaaaaagaaaaagcaagcagaaaaagccaaagctcttaaaaccaagaggcaaaagcaaaaagccaataacccttaaaaccaaaaggcaagggaaataaaaaggatcccaaggctttgagcatcagtggataggagggcctaaaggaataaaatcctggtctaagcggctaaaccaagctgtccctaaaccatgtgcttgtggcgtgtaggtgtcaagtgaaaacttgagactgagcggttaaagtcaaggtccaaagcaaaaaaagagtgtgcttaagaaccctggacacctctaattggggactttagcaaagctgagtcacaatctgaaagggttcacccaattatgtgtctgtggcatttatgtatccggtggtaatactggaaaacaaagtgcttagggccacggccaagactcataaagaagctgtgttcaagaatcatcatactgaactaagagagtcaataacactattcgaaatctgaagttcctatagatgccaatcattctgaacctcaatggataaagtgagatgccaaaactattcaagaggcaaaaagctataagtcccgctcatatgattgaagctctgtttcattgatagtttggaatttatagtatattctattctttttatcctattttgattttcagttgcttggggacaagcaacaatttaagtttggtgttgtgatgagcggataatttatacgctttttgacattgtttttagtatgtttttagtaggatctagttacttttagggatgtttttaatagattttgtgttaaattcacatttctggactttactatgagtttgtgtatttttctgtgatttcaggtattttctggctgaaattgagggacttgagcagaaatcagattcagaggttgaaaaagaactgctgatgctgttggattctgaccttcctgcactcaaagtggattttctggagctacagaactcgaaatggcgcgcttccaattgcgttggaaagtagacatccagggctttccagaaatatataatagtccatactttggccaagaatagatgacgtaaactggcgttcaacgccagctttctacccaaatctggcgtccagcgccagaaaaggatccaaaaccagagttgaaagcccaaactggcacaaaaactggcgttcaactccacaaatggcctctgcacgtgcaacacttaagctcagcccaaacacacaccaagtgggctccggaagtggatttatacatcaaatacttactcatgtaaaccctagtagctagtttattataaataggacctcttactattgtattaggcatcctggattgtattctgatcctgtgatcacgttttgggggctggccatctcggccatgcctggacctttcacttatgtattttcaacggtag is a window from the Arachis hypogaea cultivar Tifrunner chromosome 17, arahy.Tifrunner.gnm2.J5K5, whole genome shotgun sequence genome containing:
- the LOC112762758 gene encoding protein FAR1-RELATED SEQUENCE 5-like, whose protein sequence is MADYQLFGDVLAFDATYRSNKYKKPLVVFSGSNHHKKTAIFRFSLLEDEEVRAYRWVLLNMLDVMENKKPSVVVTDGDKAMRAAIADVLPSARHRLCGWHLEKNCVLRVKEPEFWKVFKKAIYANFDVAKTTSRCEGINAFVKGFLKSTNSLLELVQILDRVVKDYRNNEVTAQFYSSYYTPVLTTGLDKIELFAAKLYTRAIFKEVRKQIKGVGSLLFLGKTALARRPSTSSQASGTVVSEGIPCCHIFCVMKYEGWDEIPPGLILRRWCKDAKEWTANATCNSSGHNSHLLRYGALCSAISVVAKLASDDAADFFLARDALTSLARRL